Proteins from one Acanthopagrus latus isolate v.2019 chromosome 18, fAcaLat1.1, whole genome shotgun sequence genomic window:
- the dlg3 gene encoding disks large homolog 3 isoform X15 translates to MMNSSMSSGSGSLRTSEKRSLYVRALFDYDRTRDSCLPSQGLSFSYGDILHVINASDDEWWQARLVTPHGESEQIGVIPSKKRVEKKERARLKTVKFHARTGMIESNRPVKVKRKKSFNLSRKFPFYKSKENIVQELVETEQCLTSNTSDSESSSKGQEDTILSYEPVIRQEIHYTRPVIILGPTKDRVNDDLISEFPHKFGSCVPHTTRPRRENEMDGQDYHFVGSREQMEKDIQDNKFIEAGQFNENLYGTSILSVRTVAERGKHCILDVSGNAIKRLQQAQLYPIAIFIKPKSIEALMELNKRQTYEQANKVFDKAVKLEQDFGEYFTAIVQGDSLEEIYNKIKLIIEEQSGPYIWIPSSEKL, encoded by the exons ATGATGAACAGCAGCATGAGCTCAGGATCAGGCTCCTTGCGCACCAGTGAGAAACGCTCACTCTACGTCAG agcTTTGTTTGACTACGATCGAACGAGGGACAGCTGCCTGCCCAGCCAAGGCCTGAGCTTCTCTTACGGGGACATCCTCCATGTCATAAATGCTTCTGACGACGAGTGGTGGCAGGCAAGGCTGGTCACGCCACATGGAGAGAGCGAGCAGATTGGGGTCATTCCAAGCAAGAAACG AGTGGAGAAGAAGGAGCGGGCCAGGTTAAAAACAGTCAAGTTCCACGCCAGGACAGGCATGATTGAGTCTAACAGG CCAGTCAAAGTAAAGCGCAAAAAAAGCTTCAACCTCTCACGCAAGTTCCCGTTTTACAAGAGCAAGGAGAATATTGtgcaggagttggtggagactgAAC AATGCCTGACATCCAACACAAGTGACAGTGAAAGCAGTTCGA AGGGACAGGAGGACACGATTCTCTCCTATGAGCCAGTCATTCGACAGGAAA TTCACTACACGAGGCCTGTGATCATATTGGGTCCAACGAAGGACAGAGTAAATGATGACCTCATCTCCGAGTTTCCCCATAAGTTTGGCTCCTGCGTACCCC ATACGACTCGTCCAAGGCGAGAGAACGAGATGGACGGTCAGGATTACCACTTTGTGGGCTCGCGAGAGCAGATGGAGAAAGACATTCAAGATAATAAATTCATCGAGGCAGGCCAATTCAACGAGAACCTCTACGGGACGAGCATTTTGTCCGTCAGAACTGTGGCTGAGAGG GGGAAACACTGCATTCTGGATGTGTCTGGGAACGCCATAAAACGACTGCAGCAAGCACAACTTTATCCGATTGCCATCTTTATTAAACCAAAATCCATTGAAGCCCTAAT ggaaTTGAATAAGAGGCAGACGTACGAGCAGGCCAATAAAGTCTTTGACAAGGCAGTTAAGCTGGAGCAGGACTTTGGAGAGTATTTCACAG ctATTGTACAGGGTGACTCACTAGAGGAGATCTACAACAAGATCAAGCTAATCATCGAGGAGCAGTCTGGTCCCTACATCTGGATCCCCTCCTCAGAGAAGCTCTGA
- the dlg3 gene encoding disks large homolog 3 isoform X14 translates to MTEEYSRFESKIHDLREQMMNSSMSSGSGSLRTSEKRSLYVRALFDYDRTRDSCLPSQGLSFSYGDILHVINASDDEWWQARLVTPHGESEQIGVIPSKKRVEKKERARLKTVKFHARTGMIESNRPVKVKRKKSFNLSRKFPFYKSKENIVQELVETEQCLTSNTSDSESSSKGQEDTILSYEPVIRQEIHYTRPVIILGPTKDRVNDDLISEFPHKFGSCVPHTTRPRRENEMDGQDYHFVGSREQMEKDIQDNKFIEAGQFNENLYGTSILSVRTVAERGKHCILDVSGNAIKRLQQAQLYPIAIFIKPKSIEALMELNKRQTYEQANKVFDKAVKLEQDFGEYFTAIVQGDSLEEIYNKIKLIIEEQSGPYIWIPSSEKL, encoded by the exons ATGACAGAAG AGTACAGTCGCTTTGAGTCCAAGATCCACGACCTGAGGGAGCAGATGATGAACAGCAGCATGAGCTCAGGATCAGGCTCCTTGCGCACCAGTGAGAAACGCTCACTCTACGTCAG agcTTTGTTTGACTACGATCGAACGAGGGACAGCTGCCTGCCCAGCCAAGGCCTGAGCTTCTCTTACGGGGACATCCTCCATGTCATAAATGCTTCTGACGACGAGTGGTGGCAGGCAAGGCTGGTCACGCCACATGGAGAGAGCGAGCAGATTGGGGTCATTCCAAGCAAGAAACG AGTGGAGAAGAAGGAGCGGGCCAGGTTAAAAACAGTCAAGTTCCACGCCAGGACAGGCATGATTGAGTCTAACAGG CCAGTCAAAGTAAAGCGCAAAAAAAGCTTCAACCTCTCACGCAAGTTCCCGTTTTACAAGAGCAAGGAGAATATTGtgcaggagttggtggagactgAAC AATGCCTGACATCCAACACAAGTGACAGTGAAAGCAGTTCGA AGGGACAGGAGGACACGATTCTCTCCTATGAGCCAGTCATTCGACAGGAAA TTCACTACACGAGGCCTGTGATCATATTGGGTCCAACGAAGGACAGAGTAAATGATGACCTCATCTCCGAGTTTCCCCATAAGTTTGGCTCCTGCGTACCCC ATACGACTCGTCCAAGGCGAGAGAACGAGATGGACGGTCAGGATTACCACTTTGTGGGCTCGCGAGAGCAGATGGAGAAAGACATTCAAGATAATAAATTCATCGAGGCAGGCCAATTCAACGAGAACCTCTACGGGACGAGCATTTTGTCCGTCAGAACTGTGGCTGAGAGG GGGAAACACTGCATTCTGGATGTGTCTGGGAACGCCATAAAACGACTGCAGCAAGCACAACTTTATCCGATTGCCATCTTTATTAAACCAAAATCCATTGAAGCCCTAAT ggaaTTGAATAAGAGGCAGACGTACGAGCAGGCCAATAAAGTCTTTGACAAGGCAGTTAAGCTGGAGCAGGACTTTGGAGAGTATTTCACAG ctATTGTACAGGGTGACTCACTAGAGGAGATCTACAACAAGATCAAGCTAATCATCGAGGAGCAGTCTGGTCCCTACATCTGGATCCCCTCCTCAGAGAAGCTCTGA
- the dlg3 gene encoding disks large homolog 3 isoform X13, translating into MFTVNISSSMPLVRSLPVRKCSFRSKHRLWMLREPRKVLLHKGSTGLGFNIVGGEDGEGIFVSFILAGGPADLSGELRRGDRILSVNGVNLRNATHEQAAAALKRAGQTVTIIAQYRPEEYSRFESKIHDLREQMMNSSMSSGSGSLRTSEKRSLYVRALFDYDRTRDSCLPSQGLSFSYGDILHVINASDDEWWQARLVTPHGESEQIGVIPSKKRVEKKERARLKTVKFHARTGMIESNRPVKVKRKKSFNLSRKFPFYKSKENIVQELVETEQCLTSNTSDSESSSKGQEDTILSYEPVIRQEIHYTRPVIILGPTKDRVNDDLISEFPHKFGSCVPHTTRPRRENEMDGQDYHFVGSREQMEKDIQDNKFIEAGQFNENLYGTSILSVRTVAERGKHCILDVSGNAIKRLQQAQLYPIAIFIKPKSIEALMELNKRQTYEQANKVFDKAVKLEQDFGEYFTAIVQGDSLEEIYNKIKLIIEEQSGPYIWIPSSEKL; encoded by the exons ATGTTCACAGTCAACATCTCATCTTCTATGCCGCTGGTGAGGAGCCTGCCTGTTAGGAAATGCTCTTTCAGAAGCAAGCACCGGCTCTGGATGTTAAG GGAGCCGAGGAAGGTGTTGCTGCACAAGGGCTCCACAGGCCTGGGCTTCAACATCGTCGGCGGGGAAGATGGAGAAGGCATCTTCGTCTCCTTCATCCTGGCAGGAGGGCCGGCTGACCTGAGCGGCGAGCTGAGGAGGGGCGACCGGATTCTCTCG GTGAATGGCGTGAATCTAAGGAATGCCACACACGAGCAGGCGGCTGCAGCACTGAAGAGGGCTGGACAGACTGTCACCATCATAGCTCAGTACAGGCCTGAAG AGTACAGTCGCTTTGAGTCCAAGATCCACGACCTGAGGGAGCAGATGATGAACAGCAGCATGAGCTCAGGATCAGGCTCCTTGCGCACCAGTGAGAAACGCTCACTCTACGTCAG agcTTTGTTTGACTACGATCGAACGAGGGACAGCTGCCTGCCCAGCCAAGGCCTGAGCTTCTCTTACGGGGACATCCTCCATGTCATAAATGCTTCTGACGACGAGTGGTGGCAGGCAAGGCTGGTCACGCCACATGGAGAGAGCGAGCAGATTGGGGTCATTCCAAGCAAGAAACG AGTGGAGAAGAAGGAGCGGGCCAGGTTAAAAACAGTCAAGTTCCACGCCAGGACAGGCATGATTGAGTCTAACAGG CCAGTCAAAGTAAAGCGCAAAAAAAGCTTCAACCTCTCACGCAAGTTCCCGTTTTACAAGAGCAAGGAGAATATTGtgcaggagttggtggagactgAAC AATGCCTGACATCCAACACAAGTGACAGTGAAAGCAGTTCGA AGGGACAGGAGGACACGATTCTCTCCTATGAGCCAGTCATTCGACAGGAAA TTCACTACACGAGGCCTGTGATCATATTGGGTCCAACGAAGGACAGAGTAAATGATGACCTCATCTCCGAGTTTCCCCATAAGTTTGGCTCCTGCGTACCCC ATACGACTCGTCCAAGGCGAGAGAACGAGATGGACGGTCAGGATTACCACTTTGTGGGCTCGCGAGAGCAGATGGAGAAAGACATTCAAGATAATAAATTCATCGAGGCAGGCCAATTCAACGAGAACCTCTACGGGACGAGCATTTTGTCCGTCAGAACTGTGGCTGAGAGG GGGAAACACTGCATTCTGGATGTGTCTGGGAACGCCATAAAACGACTGCAGCAAGCACAACTTTATCCGATTGCCATCTTTATTAAACCAAAATCCATTGAAGCCCTAAT ggaaTTGAATAAGAGGCAGACGTACGAGCAGGCCAATAAAGTCTTTGACAAGGCAGTTAAGCTGGAGCAGGACTTTGGAGAGTATTTCACAG ctATTGTACAGGGTGACTCACTAGAGGAGATCTACAACAAGATCAAGCTAATCATCGAGGAGCAGTCTGGTCCCTACATCTGGATCCCCTCCTCAGAGAAGCTCTGA